Proteins found in one Ovis aries strain OAR_USU_Benz2616 breed Rambouillet chromosome 19, ARS-UI_Ramb_v3.0, whole genome shotgun sequence genomic segment:
- the SCAP gene encoding sterol regulatory element-binding protein cleavage-activating protein isoform X4 yields the protein MTLTERLREKISQAFYNHGLFCASYPIPIILFTGLCILACCYPLLKLPLPGTGPVEFTTPVKDYSPPPLTSDHKPGEPNEQPEWYVGPPVAYIQQIFVKSSVSPWHKNLLAVDVFRSPLSRAFQLVEEIRNHVLKDSSGTRSLEDVCLQVTDLLPGLRKLRNLLPEHGCLLLSPGNFWQNDRERFHADPDIIRTIHQHEPKTLQTSATLKDLLFGVPGKYSGVSLYTRKRLVSYTITLVFQHYHAKFLGSLRARLMLLHPSPNCSLRAESLVHVHFKEEIGIAELIPLVTTYIILFAYIYFSTRKIDMVKSKWGLALAAVVTVLSSLLMSVGLCTLFGLTPTLNGGEIFPYLVVVIGLENVLVLTKSVVSTPVDLEVKLRIAQGLSSESWSIMKNMATELGIVLIGYFTLVPAIQEFCLFAVVGLVSDFFLQMLFFTTVLSIDIRRMELADLNKRLPPEACLPPAKPVGRPTRFERQPTVRPSMPHTITLQPSSFRNLRLPKRLRVIYFLARTRLAQRLIMAGTVVWIGILVYTDPAGLRTYLAAQVTEQSPLGEGALAPLPVPSGVLPASHPDPSFSIFPPDASKLPENQTLPGEPPEPGGPAEGIHDSPAPEVTWGPEDEELWRKLSFRHWPTLFSYYNITLAKRYVSLLPVIPVTLRLNPREALEGRHPQDGRSTWPPPRPGQGGLWEAGPKGPGTAQAHRDLTLYKVAALGLASGIVLVLLLLCLYRVLCPRNYGQPGAGPGRRRRGELPCDDYGYAPPETEIVPLVLRGHLMDIECLASDGMLLVSCCLAGHVCVWDAQTGDCLTRIPHPGQRRDSGVGSGLETQETWERLSDGGKGGPEEPGDSPPLRHRPRGPPPPALFGDQPDLTCLIDTNFSARPQLPEPAQPEPRYRAGRRAQDSSGYDFSRLVQRVYQEGSMAPVHTPALRPPSPGPTFPPAPEDEAGFPSEKSCPSFAWAPSADGSIWSLELQGSLIVVGRSSGRLEVWDAIEGTLRCSSEEVSSGITALVFLDKRIVAARLNGSLDFFSLETHAALSPLQFRGAPGRGSSPVSPVCSSSDRVACHLTHTVPCAHQKPITALKAAAGRLVTGSQDHTLRVFRLEDSCCLFTLQGHSGAITTVYIDQTMVLASGGQDGAICLWDVLTGSRVSHMFAHRGDVTSLTCTTSCVISSGLDDLISIWDRSTGIKLYSIQQDLGCGASLGVISDNLLVTGGQGCVSFWDLNYGDLLQTVYLGKNSEAQPARQILVLDNAAIVCNFGSELSLVYVPSVLEKLD from the exons TATGTGGGGCCCCCGGTGGCTTATATCCAGCAGATATTTGTgaagtcttctgtgtctccctGGCACAAGAACCTCCTAGCAGTAGATGTGTTCCGCTCACCTCTCTCAAGGGCGTTCCAGCTGGTGGAGGAGATTCGGAACCACGTGCTGAAAGACAG CTCCGGGACCAGAAGCCTAGAGGACGTGTGCCTGCAGGTGACTGACCTGCTGCCAGGCCTCAGGAAGCTCCGCAACCTTCTGCCCGAGCATGGATGCCTGCTGCTGTCCCCGGGGAACTTCTGGCAGAATGACAGGGAGCGCTTCCACGCAGACCCCGACATCATCAGGACCATCCACCAGCACGAGCCCAAAACCCTGCAGACCTCGGCCACACTCAAAG ACCTGCTGTTCGGCGTCCCTGGGAAGTACAGCGGGGTGAGCCTGTACACCAGGAAGCGGCTGGTCTCATACACCATCACCCTGGTCTTCCAGCACTACCACGCCAA gtTCCTGGGCAGCCTGCGGGCCCGCCTGATGCTCCTGCACCCCAGCCCCAACTGCAGCCTCAGGGCAGAGAGCCTGGTCCATGTGCACTTCAAGGAGGAGATTGGCATCGCTGAGCTCATCCCCCTGGTGACCACCTACATCATCCTGTTTGCCTACATCTACTTCTCCACAC GCAAGATCGACATGGTCAAGTCCAAGTGGGGCCTGGCTCTGGCTGCTGTGGTCACGGTGCTCAGCTCGCTGCTCATGTCTGTGGGGCTCTGCACACTCTTCGGCCTGACGCCCACCCTCAATGGCGG GGAGATCTTCCCCTACCTGGTGGTGGTCATTGGGCTGGAGAACGTGCTGGTGCTCACCAAGTCCGTCGTCTCCACCCCGGTGGACCTCGAGGTGAAGCTGCGCATCGCCCAAG GCCTGAGCAGTGAGAGCTGGTCCATCATGAAGAACATGGCCACAGAGCTGGGCATCGTCCTCATTGGCTACTTCACCCTCGTGCCTGCCATCCAG gagttttgcctttttgccgTCGTGGGCCTGGTGTCTGACTTCTTCCTTCAGATGCTGTTTTTCACCACTGTCCTGTCCATTGACATTCGCCGGATGGAG CTGGCGGACCTGAACAAGCGGCTGCCCCCTGAGGCCTGCCTGCCCCCAGCCAAGCCGGTGGGGCGGCCAACGCGCTTTGAGCGGCAGCCGACTGTGCGGCCGTCCATGCCCCACACCATCACGCTGCAGCCGTCCTCCTTCCGCAACCTGCGTCTCCCCAAGCGGCTGCGTGTCATCTACTTCCTGGCCCGAACCCGCCTGGCACAGCGCCTCATCATG GCTGGCACGGTGGTCTGGATCGGCATCCTTGTGTACACGGACCCAGCTGGGCTGCGCACCTACCTGGCCGCCCAGGTAACGGAGCAGAGCCCACTGGGTGAGGGtgccctggctcctctgcctgtgcccAGTGGCGTGCTGCCTGCCAGCCACCCGGACCCTTCCTTTTCCATCTTCCCGCCGGACGCCTCCAAGTTACCCGAGAATCAGACATTGCCAGGGGAGCCGCCTGAGCCCGGGGGTCCAGCCGAGGGCATCCATGACAGCCCGGCCCCAGAGGTCACCTGGGGGCCCGAAGACGAGGAGCTCTGGAGGAAACTGTCCTTCCGCCACTGGCCCACGCTCTTCAGCTATTACAACATCACACTGGCCAAGAG GTACGTCAGCCTGCTGCCTGTCATCCCCGTCACGCTCCGCTTGAACCCGCGAGAGGCTCTGGAGGGCCGGCACCCTCAGGACGGCCGGAGCACCtggcccccgccccggcccgggcAGGGTGGGCTCTGGGAGGCCGGCCCCAAGGGGCCAGGCACGGCGCAGGCGCACAGAGACCTCACCCTGTACAA GGTGGCGGCACTTGGCCTGGCCTCGGGCATCGTGCTTGTGCTGCTGCTCCTCTGCCTGTACCGTGTGCTCTGCCCGCGCAACTACGGGCAGCCCGGCGCGGGGCCcggccggcggcggcggggggaGCTGCCCTGCGACGACTATGGCTACGCGCCTCCCGAGACGGAGATTGTGCCCCTGGTGCTGCGCGGGCACCTCATG GACATCGAGTGTCTGGCCAGCGACGGGATGCTGCTGGTGAGCTGTTGCCTGGCAGGCCACGTGTGTGTATGGGACGCGCAGACCGGAGACTGTCTCACCCGCATCCCGCACCCGGG GCAGCGGCGGGACAGCGGTGTTGGCAGTGggctggagactcaggagacctgggaaCGGCTGTCGGACGGCGGGAAGGGTGGCCcggaggagcctggggacagCCCTCCGCTGCGGCACCGGCCCCGGGGCCCTCCACCACCCGCTCTCTTTGGGGACCAGCCAGACCTCACCTGCTTGATTGACACCAACTTCTCTGCGCGACCACAGCTCCCCGAGCCGGCTCAGCCTGAGCCCCGGTACCGGGCAGGCCGCCGCGCTCAAGACTCCTCAGGCTACGACTTCAGCCGCCTGGTGCAGCGCGTGTACCAGGAGGGGAGCATGGCTCCCGTGCACACGCCAGCCCTGCGCCCACCCTCTCCCGGGCCTACGTTCCCACCGGCTCCTGAGGATGAGGCTGGCTTTCCTTCCGAGAAGAGCTGCCCGTCCTTCGCCTGGGCCCCCAGCGCAGACGGCTCCATCTGGAGTCTGGAGTTGCAGGGCAGCCTCATCGTGGTGGGGCGGAGCAGTGGCCGGCTGGAG GTGTGGGACGCCATCGAGGGCACCCTGCGCTGCAGCAGTGAGGAAGTGTCGTCAGGCATCACGGCCCTCGTTTTCCTAGACAAAAG GATCGTGGCCGCCCGGCTCAATGGCTCCCTCGATTTCTTCTCTTTGGAGACCCACGCTGCCCTCAGCCCCCTGCAGTTCCGAG GGGCCCCGGGGCGGGGCAGTTCCCCCGTCTCCCCTGTCTGCAGCAGCAGTGACAGGGTGGCTTGCCACCTGACCCACACCGTGCCCTGCGCACACCAGAAGCCCATCACAGCCCTgaaggcagctgctgggcgcctcGTGACTGGCAGCCAGGACCACACACTGAGA GTGTTCCGTCTGGAGGATTCGTGCTGCCTCTTCACCCTGCAGGGCCACTCGGGGGCCATCACGACTGTGTATATCGACCAG ACCATGGTGCTGGCCAGCGGAGGCCAAGATGGGGCCATCTGCCTGTGGGACGTGCTGACCGGCAGCCGGGTCAGCCACATGTTCGCTCACCGTGGGGATGTCACCTCCCTCACCTGCACCACCTCATGTGTCATCAGCAGTGGCCTGGACGACCTCATCAGCATCTGGGACCGCAGCACAGGCATCAAGCTCTACTCCATCCAGCAG GATCTGGGCTGTGGCGCAAGCTTGGGTGTCATCTCAGACAACCTGCTGGTGACCGGCGGCCAGGGCTGTGTTTCCTTTTGGGACCTGAACTACGGGGACCTGTTACAGACAGTCTACCTGGGCAAGAACAGCGAGGCCCAGCCGGCCCGCCAGATCCTGGTGCTGGACAACGCTGCCATTGTCTGCAACTTTGGCAGCGAGCTCAGCCTGGTGTACGTGCCCTCTGTGCTGGAGAAGCTGGACTGA